In Papaver somniferum cultivar HN1 chromosome 1, ASM357369v1, whole genome shotgun sequence, a genomic segment contains:
- the LOC113357454 gene encoding DIBOA-glucoside dioxygenase BX6-like: MGNMIKDLIESTDLISVPGKQSIAEDLTMSVEEAVDQVTLPVSDFSLLTSGSPKRSKIIEELQNACLHWEFFMQKIKRNNEKTAQSNYGGTRIREEDIEKSLELNSVVQKFSANIYPPCPQPDLAVDLLPHADRGLSTLLIQNDVGGLQIKNMGK; the protein is encoded by the exons ATGGGTAATATGATAAAAGACTTGATTGAATCAACTGATCTCATATCTGTTCCTGGCAAACAGTCAATAGCCGAGGATCTCACTATGTCAGTTGAAGAAGCTGTGGACCAAGTTACTCTACCCGTCAGTGATTTCTCGCTCCTCACTTCCGGTTCACCTAAACGGTCTAAGATCATCGAAGAGCTTCAAAATGCATGTCTGCATTGGGAATTCTTCATG CAAAAGATCAAGAGAAATAATGAAAAAACTGCTCAGAGCAATTATGGAGGGACTAGAATTAGAGAAGAGGACATCGAAAAGTCCCTTGAACTAAATTCTGTTGTTCAAAAGTTTTCTGCAAATATCTATCCTCCTTGCCCACAGCCTGATCTTGCAGTTGATTTGCTCCCACATGCTGATCGTGGTCTCTCAACCCTACTCATACAAAATGACGTTGGTGGATTGCAAATTAAGAACATGGGGAAATAG